A portion of the Tepidanaerobacter syntrophicus genome contains these proteins:
- a CDS encoding YbbR-like domain-containing protein — protein sequence MHRRLFDDDTAIKILSIILAVLMWLYVMNEQNPQVTYIIKDVPVKLVNLDEEKLVLKDESAEFKVNVKVRGRRSLVSDLKSDDISAEMNMKGRIEGENLIRVDVVVPPNIELIDVYPREILVTLEAVIEEERPVTVEVTGTTAQGFAARPAQVSPQYVTVKGPRSAVEAVNKVVVYIDVSGKDKPIIGNFPFKVLDKNGKEQKRITFTPQTVEVTVPIVPVANTQIIPNIKGNPPEGYIIRDVRIDPPSIIVTGSEEELANVQSITTEPINIQDRTSTTTFDVDLIFPNGITSFDEDVRTAKVTVEIEKLSETTLNLNSDNVTIEGIASGLSASVEQTQLILTVSGPNSIIDKVNENMVKLKIDLTGLTAGEHTVKVQGDISRPYRIIKIEPSDIHVVISEISQ from the coding sequence ATGCATAGAAGACTATTTGATGATGATACAGCAATTAAAATCCTCTCGATAATTTTGGCAGTTTTAATGTGGCTATATGTGATGAATGAACAAAATCCTCAAGTAACTTATATTATAAAAGATGTTCCCGTTAAGCTAGTAAACCTTGATGAAGAAAAGCTGGTCCTAAAGGATGAATCAGCAGAATTTAAGGTGAATGTTAAAGTTAGAGGGCGCAGAAGCCTGGTTTCCGATCTGAAATCAGACGATATCAGTGCCGAAATGAACATGAAAGGACGGATTGAGGGAGAAAACCTCATTCGCGTTGATGTGGTCGTGCCGCCAAATATAGAACTAATAGATGTTTACCCGAGAGAAATATTGGTAACACTAGAAGCTGTTATCGAAGAAGAGCGGCCTGTTACAGTAGAAGTTACAGGCACCACTGCTCAAGGCTTTGCCGCAAGGCCAGCACAAGTTAGTCCTCAATATGTCACAGTTAAGGGCCCGCGCAGTGCTGTCGAGGCAGTAAATAAGGTCGTTGTATATATAGATGTATCAGGCAAAGATAAGCCGATAATAGGCAATTTCCCATTTAAAGTTTTAGATAAAAACGGAAAAGAACAAAAGAGAATTACATTTACTCCTCAAACAGTAGAAGTTACAGTTCCAATAGTGCCTGTGGCAAATACACAGATTATCCCGAATATAAAAGGCAATCCACCGGAGGGATATATCATCAGAGATGTCAGGATAGACCCACCGTCGATTATCGTAACCGGCAGTGAAGAGGAGCTTGCTAATGTCCAATCAATTACAACTGAGCCTATAAATATCCAAGACAGAACTTCTACGACAACATTTGATGTAGATCTGATTTTTCCTAATGGTATTACAAGCTTTGACGAGGATGTAAGGACAGCTAAAGTTACTGTGGAAATTGAAAAACTCAGTGAAACAACATTAAATTTAAATAGCGATAATGTTACTATAGAAGGTATTGCTTCCGGTTTGAGCGCAAGTGTAGAACAGACTCAATTAATATTGACAGTCAGCGGTCCCAATAGTATCATTGATAAAGTAAATGAGAACATGGTAAAGCTCAAAATCGATCTTACAGGACTTACGGCAGGAGAACATACAGTCAAAGTTCAAGGAGATATCTCTAGGCCTTACAGAATTATTAAAATAGAGCCGAGCGATATTCATGTTGTCATTAGCGAAATTTCGCAATAA
- the cdaA gene encoding diadenylate cyclase CdaA, whose product MSLQILELFKGFRLRDLLDIAIVAFVSYEAIQLIRGTRAVQLLKGLVVLVVSTKLSEWLGLYTINWILRNAMTVGVIALIVVFQPELRRALEQLGRGKLFSTPLFGLAEDEMNQLFDCIAEAAEELSKEQIGALVVLEKQTGLNEYIETGVKIEGRVSAELLINIFIPNTPLHDGAVIIRNDRIMAASCYLPLTANPNLSKELGTRHRAALGITEETDAVAVVVSEETGVISVAKDGKLTRYLDAETLKNMLRDIYEIKEKRPSIWSSWRKNNA is encoded by the coding sequence ATGTCTTTACAGATTCTTGAGCTTTTCAAAGGTTTTCGTTTAAGAGATTTACTGGATATAGCTATAGTAGCTTTTGTCTCTTATGAAGCTATACAGCTGATTCGAGGCACTCGGGCCGTGCAACTCTTAAAAGGTTTGGTGGTTCTTGTTGTTTCTACAAAACTTAGCGAATGGCTGGGACTTTACACAATAAATTGGATTTTGCGCAATGCAATGACAGTAGGAGTAATAGCGCTTATTGTGGTATTTCAGCCTGAGCTTAGAAGAGCTCTTGAACAATTAGGCAGGGGTAAACTTTTTTCAACACCCTTATTTGGATTGGCCGAAGATGAAATGAATCAACTTTTTGACTGTATAGCAGAAGCTGCAGAAGAACTTTCAAAAGAGCAAATAGGAGCCCTTGTTGTCCTTGAAAAACAGACTGGATTAAACGAATACATTGAGACAGGGGTTAAAATAGAAGGTCGGGTTTCTGCAGAACTTCTTATAAATATTTTTATTCCCAATACACCATTGCATGATGGAGCGGTAATAATAAGAAATGACAGGATAATGGCGGCGAGTTGCTATCTTCCGCTTACGGCAAATCCTAATTTAAGCAAGGAACTTGGAACAAGGCATAGAGCCGCTTTAGGCATTACAGAAGAAACTGATGCGGTAGCAGTTGTTGTCTCAGAAGAAACAGGAGTAATTTCAGTGGCAAAAGATGGAAAGCTTACCCGCTATTTAGATGCAGAAACACTTAAAAACATGCTAAGGGATATTTACGAAATAAAAGAGAAAAGACCATCCATATGGTCGTCGTGGAGGAAGAATAATGCATAG
- a CDS encoding nucleoside recognition domain-containing protein, producing the protein MQDTKRNTPFDILKRGLLSGLGVTWELSKILVPIYFIVTFLKHTPIINWFSDMFAPVMGFFGLPGEAAIVLVMGNAVNMYAAVGAMASLSLSLKEISILAIMLSFCHSLPTETALAKKIGLSGINVISVRVILAVISGIIFNVLL; encoded by the coding sequence TTGCAGGATACAAAGAGGAATACTCCTTTTGACATATTAAAGCGCGGGCTATTGTCAGGTCTTGGTGTTACATGGGAACTTTCCAAAATCTTGGTTCCTATTTATTTTATAGTAACGTTCCTTAAGCATACTCCTATTATTAATTGGTTTTCAGATATGTTTGCACCTGTGATGGGTTTTTTCGGCTTGCCCGGGGAGGCGGCAATAGTCCTGGTTATGGGCAATGCCGTAAATATGTACGCAGCTGTGGGTGCCATGGCATCACTTAGTCTTTCTCTTAAAGAAATATCGATTTTAGCTATCATGCTGTCATTTTGCCACAGTCTACCCACCGAAACCGCCCTGGCAAAAAAAATAGGCCTTTCGGGCATAAATGTAATATCAGTCCGGGTGATTCTGGCAGTAATTTCGGGTATTATTTTTAATGTATTGCTGTAA
- a CDS encoding nucleoside recognition domain-containing protein, with protein sequence MLNILTEAILGSINSVKQIALIVIPLMVVMEILKSTGIFDKIAEAFSPLVNIYGMKKEAGFPLIIGIIIGLSYGAGIIFRSAKEDHLTKRDLYLLTYFLVAAHAVFEDTAIFMAFGVNGLLLFTTRLIVAALFTFLASKFIKPDIEL encoded by the coding sequence ATGCTCAACATATTAACCGAAGCTATTTTAGGCAGTATAAATTCAGTTAAACAAATAGCCCTTATTGTAATTCCGCTTATGGTAGTAATGGAAATTTTAAAGAGTACAGGTATATTTGATAAAATTGCCGAGGCATTTTCTCCTTTAGTCAATATATATGGAATGAAAAAAGAAGCCGGATTTCCTTTAATTATTGGGATAATAATCGGGCTTTCTTATGGAGCCGGTATCATATTTAGATCGGCAAAGGAAGATCATCTGACAAAACGTGATCTTTACTTGCTCACATATTTCTTGGTCGCCGCTCATGCCGTTTTTGAAGACACTGCAATCTTTATGGCCTTTGGAGTAAATGGCCTTCTTCTTTTTACTACGCGGCTTATTGTAGCTGCACTATTTACATTTTTGGCATCAAAATTTATAAAACCAGATATAGAATTATAA
- a CDS encoding MazG-like family protein, whose protein sequence is MENNNYKVISLPKLNGLTPTLESTALKLMEEAGELAQAIGKFRGKSGETVWMDEEKIVDKMAQELLDVAQVAVSMMFVLEESYDIDLDEKIKEHIEKLKSKGYIK, encoded by the coding sequence ATGGAAAATAATAACTATAAGGTAATTAGTTTGCCTAAACTTAACGGGCTTACTCCCACTTTAGAATCAACTGCTTTAAAGCTGATGGAGGAGGCAGGGGAGCTTGCCCAGGCTATAGGAAAGTTCCGCGGAAAAAGTGGTGAAACCGTCTGGATGGATGAAGAAAAAATCGTTGATAAAATGGCTCAAGAACTTTTAGACGTGGCTCAGGTCGCTGTTTCGATGATGTTTGTTTTAGAGGAAAGTTATGATATAGATCTTGATGAAAAAATAAAAGAACACATTGAAAAACTCAAGTCAAAAGGTTATATAAAATAA
- the rho gene encoding transcription termination factor Rho, whose amino-acid sequence MIITELEKKTIAQLHEIAKEKKIPGYYKYRKHELIIKIMEAADEHGNAMAEGVLEILPDGYGFLRIENYLPSDEDIYLSPSQIRRFHLRTGDMISGNVRPPKEGEKYRAVLQISAVNGLDPEHAVCRYHFDSLTPIFPNSRIVLEHDPQELSTRIIDMIAPIGKGQRALIVSPPKAGKTMMLKNIAKSIAKNYPEIQLIVLLIDERPEEVTDIRRSVDGEVVSSTFDELPENHLRVADMVLERAQRLVESGKDVVILMDSITRLARANNLVVPPTGRTLSGGLDPSALHKPKRFFGAARNIEEGGSLTIIATALVETGSRMDDVIYEEFKGTGNMEIHLDRKLAERRIYPAIDIKKSGTRREELLLSKEELEAVWLLRRALASVDNVEAASIVINGLRKTKTNREFYENLATLVNELQNGKS is encoded by the coding sequence TTGATTATTACAGAACTTGAAAAAAAGACAATAGCTCAATTACATGAAATTGCAAAGGAAAAGAAAATTCCCGGTTACTATAAATATCGGAAGCACGAGCTTATAATTAAAATAATGGAAGCTGCCGATGAGCATGGCAATGCTATGGCTGAAGGGGTTTTAGAAATCCTACCTGACGGATATGGTTTTTTAAGGATTGAGAATTATCTGCCTTCAGATGAGGATATCTATCTGTCTCCATCTCAAATCCGCCGCTTTCATCTAAGAACCGGTGATATGATTTCAGGAAACGTAAGACCTCCCAAAGAGGGGGAAAAATATCGAGCTGTTCTGCAAATTTCAGCAGTAAACGGCTTAGACCCGGAGCACGCCGTCTGCCGTTATCATTTCGATTCTCTTACACCGATTTTTCCCAACTCGCGCATTGTGTTGGAACACGATCCTCAGGAACTTTCTACAAGAATTATCGACATGATTGCTCCAATAGGAAAGGGCCAAAGAGCTCTAATAGTATCCCCTCCAAAAGCAGGAAAGACCATGATGCTTAAAAATATAGCAAAAAGCATAGCAAAAAACTACCCTGAAATTCAACTTATAGTGCTATTGATTGACGAAAGACCTGAAGAAGTAACTGATATAAGACGGTCAGTGGATGGAGAAGTAGTAAGCTCCACATTTGATGAACTGCCGGAAAATCACTTAAGAGTTGCAGATATGGTTTTAGAGAGAGCACAGCGTTTAGTAGAAAGTGGCAAGGATGTAGTAATTTTAATGGATAGCATCACCCGACTGGCAAGAGCCAACAACCTTGTAGTGCCACCAACGGGCCGTACTTTGTCCGGAGGTCTTGACCCAAGCGCGCTCCACAAGCCTAAGCGGTTTTTTGGTGCAGCCAGAAATATCGAAGAGGGCGGCAGCTTAACCATAATAGCTACGGCTTTAGTCGAAACCGGCAGTAGAATGGATGATGTAATATATGAAGAATTTAAAGGGACAGGAAATATGGAGATACACCTTGATAGAAAATTGGCAGAACGTAGAATATATCCTGCTATTGATATAAAGAAGTCTGGCACAAGACGCGAGGAATTATTGCTATCTAAAGAAGAACTTGAAGCAGTATGGCTTTTAAGGAGAGCTCTTGCCTCAGTTGACAATGTTGAAGCTGCGTCTATAGTAATAAACGGCTTGAGAAAAACAAAAACTAATCGAGAATTCTACGAAAATTTAGCAACACTGGTTAATGAATTGCAAAACGGAAAGTCATAA